The following proteins are encoded in a genomic region of Coffea eugenioides isolate CCC68of chromosome 6, Ceug_1.0, whole genome shotgun sequence:
- the LOC113774095 gene encoding putative F-box protein At1g67623 — protein MANAQKRSSGTSILSLPTEVLSEVLARVASSSSTDLFRAKLCCKLFNEVSDAKNIYQRVSLDRFEIVPWQKNHKVSRFLKKCRQSKNPEALYRKGVVDFFSDKHEDSALENLEEAANSGHADAAYALGIIYIFVGGDELKRKGMRLLMKSRILKGRVNLCRQNLRALLRMIWVKNPVFLNPTPICCAMTHERKTSSWPMDADEVEESTCEGCACDEEIRAICAALPYR, from the exons ATGGCCAACGCACAAAAACGGAGTTCAGGAACCTCCATCCTCTCCCTTCCGACCGAGGTGCTATCCGAGGTGCTTGCACGTGTCGCGTCTTCTTCATCCACTGATCTTTTCCGGGCAAAACTGTG CTGTAAGTTGTTCAACGAAGTTTCCGACGCAAAGAACATTTACCAGCGGGTGTCCCTCGACAGGTTTGAAATCGTTCCGTGGCAAAAAAACCACAAAGTGTCGAGGTTCTTGAAGAAGTGCAGACAAAGCAAAAATCCAGAAGCCTTGTACCGAAAAGGAGTG GTTGATTTTTTTTCGGATAAGCACGAGGACTCAGCATTGGAAAACCTGGAAGAAGCTGCTAATTCAGGCCATGCCGATGCTGCATATGCGTTGGGAATAATTTACATCTTTGTTGGTGGGGACGAGTTAAAGCGCAAAGGTATGAGACTGCTCATGAAATCCAGAATTCTTAAAGGCAGAGTGAATCTTTGCCGTCAGAATTTGCGAGCGCTGCTAAGGATGATATGGGTCAAGAATCCTGTGTTTCTAAACCCAACGCCCATTTGTTGTGCCATGACACATGAGAGGAAAACATCTTCATGGCCTATGGATGCTGATGAAGTGGAGGAGAGTACGTGTGAAGGGTGCGCTTGCGATGAAGAAATTCGAGCAATTTGTGCTGCCCTGCCATATCGTTAG